From Prionailurus bengalensis isolate Pbe53 chromosome F2, Fcat_Pben_1.1_paternal_pri, whole genome shotgun sequence, one genomic window encodes:
- the CHRAC1 gene encoding chromatin accessibility complex protein 1 isoform X1, with protein MADAVAGRDRCGEQRLVSLPLSRIRVIMKSSPEVSSINQEALVLTAKATELFVQYLATYSYRHGNGKERKALTYSDLSNTAEESETFQFLADILPKKILASKYLKMLKEKREEDEENDTDDGSNGDEAES; from the exons ATGGCGGACGCGGTCGCGGGCAGGGACAGGTGCGGGGAGCAGCGGCTCGTGTCGCTGCCGCTGTCCCGCATCCGGGTCATCATGAAGAGCTCGCCCGAGGTGTCCAGCATCAACCAGGAGGCGCTGGTGCTCACGGCCAAAGCCACG gaaCTCTTTGTTCAGTATCTAGCCACCTATTCCTACAGACATggcaatggaaaagaaaggaaagcactCACGTACAGTGATTTATCAAATACTGCAGAGGAATCGGAAACTTTTCAGTTTCTTGCAG atatattacCAAAGAAGATTTTAGCTAGTAAATATCTGAAAATGcttaaagagaagagggaagaggacgAGGAGAATGACACGGATGATGGAAGTAATGGGGACGAAGCAGAGTCCTAA
- the CHRAC1 gene encoding chromatin accessibility complex protein 1 isoform X2, producing MADAVAGRDRCGEQRLVSLPLSRIRVIMKSSPEVSSINQEALVLTAKATELFVQYLATYSYRHGNGKERKALTYSDLSNTAEESETFQFLAGAKVYHDLAQEDIFSFVRVCL from the exons ATGGCGGACGCGGTCGCGGGCAGGGACAGGTGCGGGGAGCAGCGGCTCGTGTCGCTGCCGCTGTCCCGCATCCGGGTCATCATGAAGAGCTCGCCCGAGGTGTCCAGCATCAACCAGGAGGCGCTGGTGCTCACGGCCAAAGCCACG gaaCTCTTTGTTCAGTATCTAGCCACCTATTCCTACAGACATggcaatggaaaagaaaggaaagcactCACGTACAGTGATTTATCAAATACTGCAGAGGAATCGGAAACTTTTCAGTTTCTTGCAG GTGCCAAAGTTTACCATGACCTGGCACAGGAAGACATTTTTAGTTTTGTCAGAGTATGTTTGTAA